One segment of Solanum stenotomum isolate F172 chromosome 1, ASM1918654v1, whole genome shotgun sequence DNA contains the following:
- the LOC125853843 gene encoding FCS-Like Zinc finger 15 → MVGLSVVLEGYNNKDINTTTSTWQILNKASMVLMKPTSPSSIPSSPFSPRKSPAASGFLDSCFLCKQKLLPGKDIYMYKGEWAFCSVDCRCKQIFMDEEDSIKTKSQASNSSSSNKSCTSSSSSSSSSSSRSRKMAAGNRPNGFAY, encoded by the exons ATGGTGGGACTCAGTGTAGTACTCGAAGGTTACAATAATAAAGATATTAATACAACTACTTCTACTTGGCAAATTCTTAACAAAGCTAGTATGGTATTGATGAAACCCACTTCTCCCTCCTCGATcccttcttctcctttttccccTCGAAAATCTCCAGCAGCTTCTGGATTTCTCGATTCCTGTTTCCTTTGTAAGCAGAAACTCTTACCTGGCAAAGACATCTACATGTACAA GGGAGAATGGGCATTTTGTAGCGTAGACTGCAGATGCAAGCAGATTTTTATGGATGAAGAAGACAGTATAAAGACGAAATCTCAAGCTTcgaattcttcttcttctaataaATCGtgtacttcttcttcttcatcatcgtCGTCGTCGTCTTCCCGGAGTAGGAAAATGGCGGCGGGGAACCGACCCAATGGGTTTGCATACTGA